A genome region from Campylobacterota bacterium includes the following:
- a CDS encoding EAL domain-containing protein produces MKLSLKLILTVILGVSALSALFLFKSFSNRYFVHRNAIELSFKEIETAHKRLDYQILHNTFFLYTNQDDVNQKITLIGVKIDVLLHNPHIADGHPATLEELRNHAEAFDAKVRAIYDFQTVNTVIKNSTAAILALQNRLFALKAANAAEQELFREISRISGAILLAKNGMDAQLIASLNASITSLSKNRLNDPLKNDLLERSIAHFRVIEEYFPRYVRHLEEINDPQVIRSLHRSNETFLNESDSELRLINYFSYLLVALFIISIGLITFFLIRSEKEARRDPLTRLRNRKAYEEKIRHASRKLSLILININKFKHYNDFYGVQEGDRLLIETARRIKTMGFAGNHVSYYRLGADDFGILFEESPLLSLEEAAKSVLHLFPREPIVIDGEVRTPSITVAASNIAPLLENADMALKSKQQHNPIFYHEGLNLRQVIEENVTKAKELREALEEDRVIPYFQPIVALSSGMAAKHEVLARIVMKDGEVRSIYPYLHVAKESRLYNPLSRIIISKSFAIIASRTGNFSINLSIDDIENNETVELITQLLEKHEGIGKRIIFEILESEAIERYEGTLEFIAHVRRYGCRIAIDDFGSGYSNFARILNLAVDIIKIDGSLIRHLDNDSKAVTIVQTIVNFTRAASIETVAEFVHNEAVAQIVRSLGIDAAQGFYFYEPSPLPLSPE; encoded by the coding sequence CCACAAACGCCTCGATTACCAGATCCTCCATAACACTTTTTTTCTCTACACCAATCAAGACGACGTCAATCAAAAAATCACTTTGATCGGCGTCAAAATCGATGTCCTGCTGCACAATCCCCATATCGCCGACGGCCATCCCGCAACCCTCGAAGAGCTCAGAAACCATGCCGAAGCGTTCGATGCGAAAGTACGTGCAATCTACGATTTTCAAACCGTCAACACCGTCATCAAAAATTCGACTGCCGCGATTTTGGCCCTGCAAAACCGCCTTTTCGCCCTTAAAGCCGCTAACGCGGCGGAACAGGAACTCTTTCGCGAAATCAGCCGTATCAGCGGAGCCATTCTCCTCGCAAAAAACGGGATGGACGCGCAGCTGATCGCCTCGCTGAACGCTTCGATCACCTCTTTATCGAAAAATCGCCTGAACGATCCGCTGAAAAATGACCTTCTTGAGCGTTCTATCGCCCATTTCAGGGTCATCGAGGAGTATTTTCCCCGCTACGTCCGCCATCTCGAGGAGATCAACGATCCCCAAGTCATCCGCTCCCTCCACCGCAGCAATGAAACGTTCCTGAACGAGTCGGACAGCGAACTGCGACTGATCAACTATTTTTCCTATCTGCTGGTCGCATTGTTCATCATCAGCATCGGGCTGATCACCTTTTTTCTCATCCGCAGCGAAAAGGAGGCACGCCGCGATCCACTGACCCGCCTGCGCAACCGCAAAGCCTACGAAGAGAAAATACGCCACGCGTCCCGTAAACTGTCTCTCATCCTGATCAACATCAACAAATTCAAGCATTACAACGATTTTTACGGCGTTCAGGAAGGGGACCGTCTGCTGATCGAAACGGCGCGGCGGATCAAAACGATGGGATTTGCCGGAAACCATGTTTCCTACTACCGCCTTGGGGCCGACGATTTCGGTATCCTTTTCGAAGAAAGTCCCCTTCTTTCCCTCGAAGAAGCGGCAAAAAGCGTGCTGCATCTGTTTCCGCGCGAGCCGATCGTCATCGACGGGGAAGTCCGCACCCCTTCGATCACCGTCGCGGCATCGAACATAGCGCCCCTTCTCGAAAACGCCGATATGGCGCTCAAAAGCAAACAGCAGCACAACCCCATCTTCTATCACGAAGGGCTCAATCTTCGCCAGGTGATCGAAGAGAACGTCACCAAAGCCAAAGAACTTCGTGAAGCGCTCGAAGAAGACCGGGTCATCCCCTATTTTCAACCGATCGTCGCTCTCTCATCGGGGATGGCGGCGAAACACGAAGTGTTGGCGCGCATCGTCATGAAAGACGGCGAGGTCCGCTCCATCTATCCCTATTTGCACGTCGCCAAGGAATCGCGGCTTTACAACCCCCTTTCGCGTATCATTATTTCCAAAAGCTTCGCGATCATCGCCTCCCGTACAGGGAATTTTTCGATCAATCTCTCGATCGACGATATCGAAAACAATGAAACGGTTGAACTCATCACGCAACTGCTGGAAAAGCATGAAGGGATCGGGAAAAGAATTATTTTCGAAATCCTGGAGAGCGAGGCGATCGAGCGATACGAAGGGACGCTTGAATTCATCGCCCATGTACGCCGCTACGGGTGCCGGATCGCGATCGACGATTTCGGAAGCGGCTATTCTAATTTTGCCCGCATCCTCAATCTTGCCGTCGATATTATCAAAATCGACGGCTCACTGATCCGCCATCTCGACAACGATTCCAAAGCGGTCACGATCGTTCAGACGATCGTCAACTTTACCCGTGCCGCATCCATCGAAACGGTGGCCGAATTCGTCCATAACGAAGCGGTGGCGCAGATCGTCCGATCCCTCGGGATCGATGCGGCCCAGGGATTTTATTTTTACGAACCTTCTCCTCTTCCGCTCAGCCCAGAGTGA
- a CDS encoding YraN family protein has translation MHTRAIGNAAEERGCDYLRSRGLRIIDRNVYNRFGEIDIIAIQGNVLRFVEVKSARSYEQAVHNITPAKLSKLNRAIQSYLQQKRLNLDYCVDALIVWEEGIEWIENITLG, from the coding sequence GTGCATACCCGCGCGATAGGCAATGCGGCCGAAGAGCGCGGGTGCGACTATCTCCGCAGCAGGGGGCTGCGGATTATTGATCGCAACGTCTACAACCGCTTCGGCGAAATCGACATTATTGCGATACAGGGGAACGTGCTTCGCTTCGTCGAAGTGAAAAGCGCCCGTTCCTACGAACAGGCGGTTCACAATATCACTCCCGCGAAACTGTCCAAACTGAACCGCGCGATACAGTCGTACCTGCAGCAAAAAAGGCTGAACCTCGATTACTGCGTCGACGCATTGATCGTTTGGGAAGAGGGTATCGAATGGATCGAAAATATCACTCTGGGCTGA
- a CDS encoding molybdopterin-dependent oxidoreductase — protein MVIDSVCTYCGVGCDISAEVEDNKVRKIFAKEEGTVSQGRLCIKGKQGWDFMTHSKRLRNARVRKSFLAKNAALFADLDMDYLEPVGTEWYEISYNSAYELAARKLRAITDQYGSHAFAAIGGARTSCESSYLFQHFTRHVVGSPHVDNCARVCHSPSLKGMRTTIGEGAATNPFDDIYETEYMVAMGTNTTEGHPIVANRMLDVIKNKGVELAVLDVRRIQLSKSASEHLSIPYEANLMVLNMLAYVIISENLVNTEFVNTRTKGYEEYKNAILSDPYANPDFFLQLPGYEPLADEVRTVARKYATRKSLFFWGLGITEHLDGSYAVMAITHLAMLTGNIGKRGAGLMPLRGQNNVQGTCDVGMLPYYAPDYQPPKEVGMMTPDLIDAMGRGEIKALFNISEDIAHIHPNQNKIHSALGNLELLIVNELFDNEITKFADIVFGVKSAYEKTGVYVNAERRLHLSQPLVNVTMPDDWEVIAEISKRYGTDLGVNSPRDVWERVRVDAPLRFGGASYEKLEAARLSGLQWPVQEEDLPVLHIDAFRTKDELGSFRYKQYEPRGQVQELLERQGHEGYYLTTGRVLVHYNNAAQTNMCEKLHRSHDEDILLVSVDDADFFEYKDFVVLRSEYGQSAPLRVKVSTTIKKGTMFTTFHHAKSRINFLFGDECDELIRTARFKSVKVEVLKPDYLE, from the coding sequence ATGGTCATAGACAGCGTATGTACCTATTGCGGTGTGGGATGCGATATTTCCGCTGAGGTCGAAGACAACAAGGTCCGGAAGATTTTTGCCAAGGAAGAGGGGACGGTTTCCCAGGGAAGACTTTGCATCAAAGGGAAACAGGGCTGGGATTTCATGACCCATTCAAAGCGGCTGCGGAACGCACGCGTGCGCAAATCATTCCTCGCCAAAAACGCCGCGCTGTTTGCCGATCTGGATATGGATTATCTCGAGCCCGTCGGGACAGAATGGTACGAAATCAGCTACAACAGCGCCTATGAGCTGGCCGCTCGGAAACTGCGGGCCATTACCGATCAGTACGGTTCGCACGCGTTCGCAGCGATCGGAGGGGCGCGGACGAGCTGCGAGAGCTCATACCTTTTCCAGCATTTCACCCGTCACGTCGTCGGTTCGCCGCACGTGGACAATTGTGCCCGTGTCTGCCACTCCCCGTCGCTGAAAGGGATGCGCACCACGATCGGGGAGGGTGCGGCAACCAACCCGTTTGACGACATCTACGAGACCGAGTATATGGTAGCGATGGGGACCAATACGACCGAGGGGCATCCGATCGTGGCCAACCGGATGCTTGACGTCATCAAGAACAAAGGGGTGGAACTGGCCGTTCTCGACGTCCGCCGCATCCAGCTCTCGAAATCGGCAAGCGAGCACCTGAGCATCCCTTATGAAGCCAACCTGATGGTGCTGAACATGCTCGCATACGTCATCATCAGCGAAAATCTCGTCAATACGGAGTTCGTCAACACACGGACCAAAGGGTATGAGGAGTACAAAAACGCCATCCTCTCCGATCCGTACGCGAATCCCGATTTCTTCTTGCAGCTTCCCGGTTATGAACCGCTTGCCGATGAGGTACGTACGGTCGCACGCAAATACGCGACCCGTAAAAGCCTTTTTTTCTGGGGACTCGGAATCACCGAGCATCTGGACGGATCGTATGCGGTGATGGCAATCACTCATCTGGCGATGCTCACCGGAAATATCGGAAAACGGGGAGCCGGACTGATGCCGTTGCGCGGACAGAATAACGTGCAGGGAACGTGCGACGTGGGAATGCTTCCTTATTACGCCCCGGACTATCAGCCTCCCAAGGAAGTCGGGATGATGACTCCCGACCTGATCGACGCGATGGGGCGGGGTGAAATCAAAGCCCTGTTCAACATCAGCGAAGACATCGCCCACATTCACCCCAACCAGAACAAGATCCACTCGGCCCTCGGGAATCTGGAACTTCTGATCGTCAACGAGTTGTTCGACAACGAGATCACCAAATTCGCCGATATCGTTTTCGGCGTCAAGAGCGCTTATGAGAAGACGGGCGTCTATGTCAATGCCGAGCGCCGCCTGCACCTTTCGCAACCGCTGGTCAACGTCACGATGCCCGATGACTGGGAAGTAATCGCCGAAATCTCTAAACGCTACGGCACCGATCTGGGAGTCAACAGCCCGCGTGACGTATGGGAACGTGTCCGGGTCGATGCACCGTTGCGTTTCGGTGGGGCAAGTTACGAAAAACTCGAAGCCGCGCGCTTAAGCGGCCTGCAATGGCCGGTACAGGAAGAAGATCTGCCGGTGCTTCATATCGACGCGTTCCGGACCAAGGACGAGCTGGGTTCGTTCCGTTACAAACAATACGAACCGCGCGGACAGGTACAAGAACTCCTGGAACGTCAAGGGCACGAAGGATATTATCTGACGACGGGGCGGGTGCTTGTCCATTACAATAACGCCGCACAGACGAATATGTGCGAAAAACTTCACCGTTCGCACGACGAGGATATCCTCCTCGTCAGTGTCGATGATGCCGATTTTTTCGAATACAAAGATTTCGTGGTTTTGCGGAGCGAGTACGGACAAAGCGCGCCGTTACGGGTCAAAGTGAGCACGACGATCAAAAAAGGGACGATGTTCACCACGTTTCACCATGCGAAGAGCCGGATCAATTTTCTGTTCGGAGACGAATGCGACGAACTGATCCGTACCGCACGGTTCAAATCGGTCAAAGTCGAGGTCCTCAAGCCCGACTACCTGGAGTAA
- a CDS encoding SDR family NAD(P)-dependent oxidoreductase yields the protein MRIVITGASSGLGEALALHYAQEGHALVLIARRAERLAAVAQRCRAAGAEVETIEADVTDFERMRRIGEILSRERIDRIILNAGVSVGHLGGVTPFEDFERLFATNFLSVHALLEPIIPKLIEQKGGEIVFISSLASLFTMPTSIAYSSSKRALNAYAEGLHYQLAPHGIRVMTIMPGFIDSEMTQKNRFKMPFFMPTAEGVERIARAIGRRKHRYAFPFRFYLMIRIVSMLPQPLRDKIVHFTNFKKGA from the coding sequence ATGCGGATAGTGATCACGGGGGCCAGCAGCGGGCTGGGGGAAGCGCTGGCGCTCCATTATGCGCAAGAGGGGCATGCGCTGGTGCTGATCGCCCGCCGTGCCGAGCGGCTTGCGGCGGTTGCGCAGCGGTGCCGTGCTGCCGGAGCGGAGGTAGAGACGATCGAAGCCGACGTGACCGATTTTGAACGGATGCGCCGGATCGGGGAAATCCTGTCGCGGGAGCGGATCGATCGGATCATCCTCAATGCCGGGGTATCGGTCGGGCACTTGGGCGGGGTGACGCCGTTTGAGGATTTCGAGCGGCTGTTCGCGACCAATTTCCTGAGCGTCCACGCCTTGCTCGAACCGATAATCCCGAAACTGATCGAGCAAAAAGGGGGGGAAATCGTCTTTATCTCCTCTTTGGCTTCGTTGTTCACGATGCCGACGTCGATTGCGTATAGCAGCTCCAAGCGGGCGCTGAATGCCTATGCGGAAGGGTTGCATTATCAGCTTGCACCGCACGGCATCAGGGTAATGACGATTATGCCCGGTTTCATCGATTCGGAAATGACGCAGAAAAATCGCTTTAAAATGCCGTTTTTCATGCCGACCGCAGAAGGGGTGGAACGGATCGCACGCGCCATCGGGCGACGAAAACACCGTTATGCCTTTCCTTTTAGGTTTTACTTAATGATACGAATTGTCTCGATGCTTCCGCAACCCTTAAGAGACAAAATAGTACACTTCACAAATTTTAAAAAGGGCGCCTAA
- a CDS encoding S1-like domain-containing RNA-binding protein, with amino-acid sequence MNETLHIGELNTLVIDRSTVPGLFLRALDGSDILLPNQYVTESMHVGDTIDVFVYTDSEDRPVATTLSPKAMLGEIAFLEVVDTAPIGAFVDWGLMKDLFVPKALQKRPFTVGEKRLVRVIRDEQTGRLVGTEKITGGLETPPRDFYPNTPVTFMIIAKTPLGYKAIVDHRYEGMIYANEIFEEVRVGQIKHGFVKQLRSDGKLDLSLQMTGKAKASGAAEKVYTMLQANGGMLPYNSKTDPELIQKAFGLSKKNFKAALTQLVADQKIMVKENGIYGI; translated from the coding sequence ATGAATGAAACACTGCACATCGGGGAACTCAATACCCTCGTTATCGACCGTTCAACGGTCCCCGGACTTTTTTTACGCGCGCTGGACGGCAGCGACATCCTCCTTCCCAACCAGTACGTGACGGAGTCGATGCACGTCGGAGACACCATCGACGTTTTCGTCTACACCGACAGCGAAGACCGTCCCGTCGCCACGACGCTCTCCCCCAAAGCGATGCTGGGGGAAATCGCCTTTTTGGAGGTTGTCGATACGGCCCCGATCGGGGCTTTCGTCGACTGGGGGCTCATGAAGGATCTCTTCGTCCCCAAAGCGCTCCAGAAACGCCCGTTTACCGTCGGTGAAAAACGGCTGGTGCGGGTTATCCGTGATGAACAGACCGGGCGGCTGGTGGGAACCGAAAAAATCACCGGCGGCCTTGAGACTCCACCGAGGGATTTTTACCCCAACACCCCGGTCACTTTCATGATCATCGCAAAAACACCGCTGGGCTACAAGGCCATTGTCGACCACCGCTATGAGGGGATGATCTACGCCAACGAGATTTTCGAAGAGGTGCGGGTCGGACAGATCAAGCACGGTTTCGTCAAACAACTGCGGAGCGACGGTAAGCTCGACCTCTCGCTGCAAATGACCGGTAAGGCCAAAGCCTCCGGTGCGGCGGAGAAGGTGTATACGATGCTGCAAGCCAACGGCGGCATGCTCCCCTACAACTCCAAAACCGATCCCGAGCTGATCCAAAAAGCGTTCGGCCTGAGCAAGAAAAATTTCAAAGCGGCACTCACGCAGCTCGTCGCCGATCAAAAAATCATGGTCAAGGAGAACGGTATCTATGGGATTTAA
- a CDS encoding pyrimidine/purine nucleoside phosphorylase, translating into MSQFANVTIDKNANVYFDGKVTSRTVRFDDGSVKTLGIMLPGEYTFNTGDKEIMEIMTGEMEVQLPGSDAWISVKGPQSFEVPANSAFHLKVATISDYCCSFVK; encoded by the coding sequence ATGTCACAATTCGCCAATGTCACCATCGACAAAAATGCCAACGTCTATTTCGACGGCAAAGTCACCAGCCGTACCGTCCGTTTCGACGACGGAAGTGTCAAAACGCTCGGCATCATGCTCCCGGGAGAGTACACGTTCAACACCGGCGATAAAGAGATCATGGAGATCATGACCGGAGAGATGGAGGTTCAGCTTCCCGGTTCGGACGCTTGGATTTCAGTCAAAGGACCGCAAAGCTTCGAAGTCCCCGCCAACAGCGCATTCCACCTCAAAGTGGCAACCATCAGCGACTACTGCTGCAGTTTCGTCAAATAA
- a CDS encoding tetratricopeptide repeat protein, whose amino-acid sequence MNGKIGVIIVMALLVTLSAAENTLPNAKVQESFWKIYTDALREDKTAQFEVGVMYERGIAVDRNQTRAASWYEKSALQGYVDAQYNLALMYASGRGVPKNLDHSMLWLSKAAKQGDREARKLLLEIIDGKHDAPNRQKEAGSAAAVSDMPEGEIQAIEPVTLVAKEGAEVCTRNGECRPYRSKTVFTSTAKRGNAYKVSGIATKKGWSAYGREGWIDEEHVELRR is encoded by the coding sequence ATGAACGGGAAAATCGGGGTAATAATCGTTATGGCCTTGCTGGTCACATTGTCGGCGGCCGAAAACACGCTCCCCAATGCAAAGGTGCAGGAGTCGTTTTGGAAAATCTATACCGATGCGCTGCGCGAAGACAAGACGGCCCAGTTCGAGGTCGGCGTGATGTACGAACGGGGGATCGCGGTGGATCGCAATCAGACGCGGGCGGCATCGTGGTACGAAAAATCGGCGCTACAAGGATACGTCGACGCGCAGTATAATCTGGCGCTGATGTACGCCTCGGGGCGCGGTGTGCCCAAAAATTTGGATCACTCGATGCTGTGGTTGTCCAAGGCGGCCAAACAGGGAGACCGCGAAGCGCGCAAGCTGTTGCTGGAGATTATCGACGGCAAACACGACGCCCCGAACCGGCAAAAGGAGGCTGGATCTGCCGCCGCCGTTTCAGATATGCCCGAGGGGGAGATCCAGGCGATCGAACCGGTGACGCTCGTCGCCAAAGAGGGGGCCGAGGTATGCACCCGAAACGGAGAATGCCGCCCGTACCGGAGTAAAACCGTTTTTACGTCGACCGCAAAGCGGGGAAATGCATACAAAGTCAGCGGGATTGCGACCAAGAAAGGGTGGAGTGCGTATGGACGGGAAGGATGGATTGACGAAGAGCATGTCGAGCTACGCCGCTAA
- the upp gene encoding uracil phosphoribosyltransferase, whose translation MCTNPRSPLLTTLVNTLRDVSLTPLVFRHTIKEITKILLNEALRKTPTVARTLRSWRGETQMEFIDESSLVVVSVLRAALPMHEAIIETLANVESGFLGIKRDERTHESRLYYDRLRDCGGKTVILVDTMVATGGSLCDAIATVKAKGAEKIITLHVIGSPEGIARVESEHGDVEMYIAQIDLGLDENKFIIPGLGDAGDRAYNTL comes from the coding sequence ATGTGCACCAACCCCCGATCCCCCCTTTTAACGACCCTGGTCAACACGCTGCGCGATGTCAGTCTGACGCCGCTCGTTTTTCGCCATACGATCAAGGAGATTACAAAAATCCTTTTGAACGAAGCGCTCAGGAAAACGCCGACGGTGGCAAGAACGCTCCGGAGCTGGAGAGGGGAGACCCAAATGGAATTCATCGACGAATCCTCGCTGGTCGTCGTTTCGGTTCTGCGGGCGGCATTGCCGATGCACGAGGCGATTATCGAAACGTTGGCGAACGTAGAATCGGGCTTTTTGGGGATCAAGCGCGATGAACGCACCCATGAAAGCCGTCTGTATTACGACCGTTTGAGAGATTGCGGCGGCAAAACGGTGATACTGGTCGATACGATGGTGGCTACGGGGGGATCGCTTTGCGACGCAATTGCGACGGTAAAGGCCAAAGGGGCCGAAAAAATCATCACCCTTCACGTCATCGGTTCGCCCGAGGGAATAGCACGGGTTGAATCCGAACACGGCGACGTCGAGATGTACATCGCCCAAATCGACCTGGGACTGGATGAGAATAAATTTATCATTCCCGGACTTGGAGACGCGGGAGACCGCGCCTACAACACACTTTAA
- the infA gene encoding translation initiation factor IF-1 — protein MAKDDVIEVDGKIIEALPNATFRVELANGHVILCHIAGKMRMHYIKILPGDTVKIELTPYSLDKGRITYRYK, from the coding sequence ATGGCAAAAGATGATGTCATTGAAGTAGACGGAAAGATCATTGAGGCGCTACCGAACGCAACGTTTCGGGTAGAACTGGCGAACGGGCATGTGATTTTGTGCCATATTGCTGGAAAAATGCGGATGCACTACATCAAAATTCTCCCCGGTGACACGGTGAAAATCGAGTTGACCCCTTACAGCCTTGACAAAGGGCGCATCACTTACCGCTACAAATAA
- the map gene encoding type I methionyl aminopeptidase translates to MAIALRKNDELIKLRAANQIVGATLELLAQHTKPGVTLKELDAMAEEYIRSQGATPSFKGLYGFPNAVCISVNEVIIHGIPTDYALKEGDIVGFDVGTQKGGYFGDGAVSVGVGTISKEDEALIACAKDSLYHAIDVIREGMRFKELSHEIEKFILGRGFVPLRGFCGHGIGKKPHEEPEIPNYLDGPNPKAGPKIKNGMVFCIEPMICHREGTSKILSNGWDVVSTDGLKGSHYEHTVAVINGRAEILSIA, encoded by the coding sequence ATGGCGATTGCGCTGCGAAAAAACGACGAACTCATAAAATTGCGTGCGGCGAACCAAATCGTCGGCGCGACTTTGGAACTTTTGGCCCAACATACCAAACCCGGAGTCACCCTGAAAGAACTGGATGCCATGGCGGAGGAGTATATCCGCAGCCAAGGCGCCACCCCCTCTTTCAAGGGCCTTTACGGTTTCCCCAATGCCGTCTGCATCTCTGTCAACGAAGTGATCATCCACGGAATACCCACCGACTATGCCCTCAAAGAAGGGGACATTGTAGGATTTGACGTGGGGACCCAAAAAGGGGGATACTTCGGAGACGGTGCCGTTTCGGTCGGTGTCGGAACCATCAGCAAAGAAGACGAAGCGTTGATCGCGTGCGCAAAAGATTCTCTTTACCACGCCATCGACGTCATCCGTGAAGGGATGCGGTTTAAAGAGCTCTCACATGAGATCGAAAAATTCATCCTTGGGCGGGGATTCGTCCCTTTGCGCGGATTTTGCGGACACGGGATCGGAAAAAAGCCCCACGAAGAACCGGAAATTCCCAATTACCTTGATGGACCCAACCCCAAGGCGGGTCCGAAGATCAAAAACGGAATGGTGTTTTGCATCGAGCCGATGATCTGTCACAGGGAAGGGACATCCAAGATTCTTTCTAACGGATGGGATGTAGTCAGCACGGACGGGCTGAAAGGCTCCCATTATGAGCATACGGTTGCGGTTATCAACGGTAGAGCTGAAATATTATCAATCGCGTAA
- the secY gene encoding preprotein translocase subunit SecY, with the protein MNQQLVNKILITIGFLFIFRLLAYVPVPGVDTAVIASFFDEHQADALGLFNMFSGNAVERLSIISLGIMPYITASIIMELLAATFPNLAQMKKERDGMVKYMQIIRYATIAITIVQAIGVSIGLQSMTGKDGSSAILVDHTTFMILATVSMLAGTMLLMWIGEQITQNGIGNGVSLIIFAGIVSAIPSGIGQAVTMVNTGAMSFLTLLLIIALIFATVLVIIYVELGERRIPVTYAKKTMMAHQNKRVMNYIPVKVNLSGVIPVIFASAILMFPMTVLSSSTNPTVQGIADLLNPNHYFFNFLQFLFVVFFAFFYASIVFNAKDISENLKRQGGFIPGVRPGESTKEFLNETASRLTFTGAIYLGLVATLPWVILKGAGVPFFFGGTAVLIVVQVALDTMRRIEAQIYMSRYQTLSAVGL; encoded by the coding sequence ATGAACCAACAACTTGTAAACAAGATCTTGATAACGATCGGTTTTCTCTTCATTTTCCGGTTACTGGCCTATGTGCCGGTTCCGGGTGTTGACACAGCGGTCATTGCATCGTTTTTCGACGAGCATCAGGCTGACGCGTTGGGTCTCTTTAACATGTTCAGCGGAAATGCCGTCGAACGCCTCTCCATCATCTCCCTTGGCATTATGCCCTACATCACCGCTTCGATTATCATGGAACTGTTGGCTGCAACTTTCCCGAACCTGGCTCAAATGAAAAAAGAGCGTGACGGTATGGTGAAATACATGCAGATCATCCGTTATGCGACGATTGCGATTACGATCGTTCAGGCGATCGGGGTGAGCATCGGATTGCAAAGCATGACCGGCAAAGACGGTAGCAGCGCTATTCTCGTCGATCATACGACGTTCATGATTCTCGCGACGGTTTCGATGCTGGCGGGGACGATGCTGCTGATGTGGATTGGTGAGCAGATTACCCAAAACGGAATCGGAAACGGTGTTTCGCTGATCATTTTCGCGGGTATCGTTTCGGCGATTCCCAGCGGGATCGGCCAGGCCGTGACCATGGTGAATACGGGGGCGATGAGCTTCCTGACACTCTTGCTGATCATCGCGCTGATTTTTGCGACGGTCCTTGTGATCATTTACGTTGAACTCGGCGAACGCCGCATTCCGGTGACGTACGCGAAAAAGACGATGATGGCTCACCAGAACAAACGGGTAATGAACTACATTCCCGTCAAAGTAAACCTTTCGGGGGTCATCCCCGTCATTTTCGCTTCGGCGATCCTGATGTTCCCGATGACCGTGCTCTCGAGCAGTACAAACCCGACGGTGCAGGGGATCGCGGATCTTCTGAACCCGAATCACTATTTCTTTAACTTCCTGCAGTTCTTGTTTGTCGTTTTCTTTGCGTTCTTCTACGCGTCGATCGTGTTCAACGCCAAAGACATTTCCGAGAACCTGAAACGCCAGGGAGGATTCATTCCGGGTGTCCGTCCGGGTGAATCGACCAAAGAATTCCTGAACGAAACGGCGAGCCGTCTCACCTTTACGGGGGCGATCTACCTCGGTCTTGTGGCAACACTGCCGTGGGTCATCCTCAAAGGGGCGGGTGTACCGTTCTTTTTCGGCGGTACGGCGGTCTTGATCGTCGTCCAGGTCGCACTCGATACGATGCGTCGCATCGAAGCGCAGATCTACATGAGCCGTTACCAGACCCTCAGCGCGGTTGGCCTCTAA
- the rplO gene encoding 50S ribosomal protein L15, which yields MALENLTPAAGSTHSKKRIGRGQGSGNGKTAGKGHKGQKARKGYNEKRNFEGGQQPLARRLPKIGFTSKIVKPYVINVEKVKEVAELAEITMETIRGVHRMKKSVTSVKLVGASAKDLASKIKDENVTTTGK from the coding sequence ATGGCACTCGAAAATCTTACACCTGCTGCGGGTTCTACCCACAGCAAAAAACGTATCGGACGTGGCCAGGGCAGCGGAAACGGTAAAACGGCCGGTAAAGGTCACAAAGGTCAAAAAGCGCGTAAAGGTTACAATGAAAAACGTAACTTTGAGGGTGGACAGCAGCCTCTAGCACGCCGTTTGCCAAAAATCGGGTTTACGTCTAAAATCGTCAAACCTTACGTCATCAATGTCGAGAAAGTGAAAGAAGTAGCCGAACTCGCAGAGATCACGATGGAAACGATCCGCGGCGTACACCGCATGAAAAAATCGGTCACGAGCGTCAAACTTGTCGGTGCAAGCGCGAAAGACCTGGCATCTAAAATCAAAGACGAAAACGTTACAACAACTGGTAAATAA